The following proteins come from a genomic window of Methanocella conradii HZ254:
- a CDS encoding LarC family nickel insertion protein: MKCLILDPFCGATEEMLLGAMLGCGADEWRVRSIVEGLCDAPLDVQDRQDGMAAKVAGINANAARKRHPDLGRDEALSKLNVMHERQPVRSDSMGIVGSIFDAMEALYGRGQKMSVYTMALIAGICTAYDSLGRPPVHSTPVAMGGGVADVGGKLTPLPRPETLKLVEGSGLIVQGGPFDGELLTFGAAAALAYYAKSSSRYYPDNRPLAVGYGAGTLDLPLPNVLRAALCEVDDALIMDRMELLETNVDDVTGEVLGSLFESLMEMGAMDVSIIPATMKKGRSGHIIRVIAKTEDGPAIARRMMYETGSLGVRVMPIKHRFIAKREVVVVSVSIDGKPYDMRFKVSSDTAGRVIDVSVEYEDARLVAREMAMPLKTVMRKAEAEAWKKFGG; the protein is encoded by the coding sequence TTGAAGTGCTTGATACTTGACCCGTTTTGCGGAGCCACCGAGGAGATGCTGCTGGGCGCCATGCTGGGGTGCGGGGCGGACGAGTGGCGGGTGCGCAGCATCGTCGAAGGGCTCTGCGACGCGCCCCTGGACGTGCAGGACCGGCAGGACGGCATGGCGGCGAAGGTGGCGGGGATCAACGCAAACGCTGCCAGGAAGAGGCACCCTGACCTGGGAAGGGATGAGGCGCTGTCGAAGCTTAATGTAATGCATGAGAGGCAGCCGGTCCGCTCTGATTCAATGGGGATAGTGGGCAGCATTTTTGACGCCATGGAGGCGCTTTATGGCCGGGGGCAAAAGATGAGCGTATACACGATGGCGCTAATCGCGGGCATCTGCACCGCCTACGACTCCCTTGGAAGGCCCCCCGTCCACTCGACGCCGGTTGCCATGGGCGGCGGCGTGGCCGACGTTGGAGGCAAATTGACGCCCTTGCCGAGGCCCGAGACGCTAAAGCTCGTGGAGGGGTCGGGGCTTATCGTGCAGGGCGGCCCCTTTGACGGGGAGCTGCTTACCTTTGGCGCTGCTGCTGCGCTCGCTTATTACGCTAAATCATCGAGCCGCTATTACCCGGATAACAGGCCGCTCGCTGTGGGCTACGGCGCTGGCACGCTAGACCTCCCGCTGCCCAACGTGCTGCGGGCGGCCCTGTGTGAGGTAGACGACGCCCTCATCATGGACCGCATGGAGCTGCTCGAGACGAACGTGGACGACGTAACCGGGGAGGTTCTCGGCAGCCTCTTCGAGTCACTAATGGAGATGGGCGCAATGGACGTGAGCATTATACCTGCCACGATGAAGAAGGGCCGGAGTGGCCACATCATCAGGGTTATAGCCAAAACCGAGGACGGCCCCGCCATCGCCCGCCGGATGATGTATGAGACCGGGTCGCTGGGCGTCCGGGTCATGCCCATCAAGCACCGCTTCATAGCGAAGAGGGAGGTCGTGGTGGTGAGCGTAAGCATCGACGGTAAGCCCTATGACATGCGCTTCAAGGTGTCCTCGGATACCGCTGGCAGGGTTATTGACGTGTCCGTGGAATATGAAGATGCCAGGCTGGTGGCCCGGGAGATGGCCATGCCGCTTAAGACGGTCATGCGGAAGGCTGAGGCTGAGGCCTGGAAGAAGTTTGGGGGCTAA
- a CDS encoding sodium:calcium antiporter: protein MDIIIFLLSFAVILAGCEFFTNGVEWTGKRFNLSEGAIGSVLAAVGTALPETLVPLIAILMLGGDAGAEIGVGAILGAPFMLSTLAIFICGLSVLIFARRRNTRTLHINGHIIRRDLVFFLLAYSLAAIAAFVPPSLGLFKTLLGFTLIPLYIVYTIYTLKTGEVGSSEGLKALYFDSVIKRCIPKKSLDKDCPDPREPATALILIQVFASLGAIILGANLFVNQINEIATFIGINPLILSLIISPIATELPEKFNSMLWIRERKDTFAIGNITGAMVFQSCIPVTIGILLTNWHLNIANKVEFLEAVTIGIALFSGAVLYWRSSHKELKMSGLMLGGVLYLLFFALVIISI, encoded by the coding sequence ATGGACATCATCATATTTCTCTTAAGCTTCGCCGTAATACTGGCGGGCTGCGAGTTCTTCACGAATGGAGTTGAATGGACGGGGAAGCGGTTCAACCTCTCAGAGGGCGCGATTGGAAGCGTGCTCGCCGCCGTGGGCACGGCGCTGCCAGAGACTCTCGTACCGCTCATAGCGATATTGATGCTGGGGGGCGACGCAGGGGCGGAGATCGGCGTAGGGGCCATACTGGGGGCGCCATTCATGCTCTCCACGCTGGCGATCTTCATCTGTGGCCTCTCTGTGCTAATATTTGCCAGGCGCCGAAACACCCGCACTCTACACATCAACGGCCACATCATCCGCCGTGACCTCGTGTTCTTCCTGCTCGCCTATTCCCTCGCCGCCATCGCCGCCTTCGTGCCGCCATCGCTAGGCCTTTTCAAGACGCTCCTGGGCTTCACGCTGATACCCCTCTACATAGTATATACGATCTATACGCTAAAAACCGGCGAGGTGGGCAGCTCCGAAGGCCTTAAAGCCCTATACTTCGACAGCGTGATAAAGAGGTGCATCCCAAAGAAAAGCCTGGACAAGGACTGCCCCGACCCGAGGGAGCCTGCGACTGCCCTAATACTCATACAGGTTTTCGCATCCCTTGGGGCCATCATCCTGGGCGCCAACCTCTTCGTCAACCAGATCAACGAAATCGCCACTTTCATCGGCATCAACCCCCTCATTCTCTCTCTCATCATAAGCCCCATCGCCACGGAATTGCCGGAGAAGTTCAACAGCATGCTGTGGATAAGGGAGCGGAAGGATACCTTCGCCATCGGTAACATAACCGGGGCGATGGTCTTCCAGAGCTGCATACCGGTGACGATAGGAATCCTGCTGACTAACTGGCACCTAAACATCGCTAATAAGGTGGAGTTCCTGGAGGCGGTCACCATCGGCATCGCCCTATTCTCCGGCGCTGTATTATACTGGCGGTCCAGCCATAAGGAGCTGAAGATGTCCGGGCTCATGCTCGGAGGCGTGCTCTACCTGCTCTTCTTCGCGCTGGTAATAATAAGCATATAA
- the mtxX gene encoding methanogenesis marker protein Mmp4/MtxX — MVWEAIKARAVANCARIAVGVGPSYADKTIEGAERAAENGYARVTLVGSRPMDTALDTVVSETPESAIIELLKDGKVDGVVRGSLGANSTLRSLRRIMGLDKILRVSLLRAPSGRFFFFAPVGVDEGWTVEDKVELGEKGVQLIRRFGVEPKVGVLSGGRMEDRGRSPRVDKTMDDAEAVAEKLREKGIQAWHASILFEDAIGEYEYILAPDGVCGNLMFRALCLVGGGEGYGAPLVGTDIAYVDTSRAGSGYENAICMASALVKGTKASSL, encoded by the coding sequence ATGGTGTGGGAGGCGATTAAGGCAAGGGCTGTGGCTAATTGCGCCCGGATCGCGGTGGGCGTAGGGCCTTCGTACGCCGATAAGACCATAGAGGGTGCGGAGAGGGCAGCCGAGAATGGTTACGCCAGGGTTACGCTGGTAGGCTCAAGGCCAATGGATACAGCCCTCGATACAGTAGTCTCGGAGACGCCCGAGTCAGCCATCATAGAGCTTTTAAAGGATGGAAAGGTGGATGGGGTGGTAAGAGGCTCTCTGGGAGCCAATTCCACCCTCAGGTCCTTGAGGCGCATCATGGGACTGGATAAAATACTTCGTGTATCCTTGCTCAGGGCACCTTCTGGCAGGTTCTTCTTTTTCGCCCCTGTCGGGGTGGATGAGGGCTGGACTGTGGAGGATAAGGTTGAGCTTGGGGAGAAGGGCGTCCAGCTTATAAGGAGGTTTGGCGTCGAGCCTAAAGTAGGCGTCCTCTCAGGAGGCAGGATGGAGGACAGGGGGAGGTCGCCTAGAGTGGACAAGACCATGGATGATGCCGAGGCGGTGGCAGAGAAGCTAAGGGAAAAAGGCATACAGGCCTGGCACGCCTCCATACTCTTCGAGGACGCCATAGGCGAGTATGAGTATATCCTCGCGCCGGACGGCGTCTGCGGTAACCTCATGTTCCGCGCTCTTTGCCTCGTGGGCGGCGGCGAGGGATATGGCGCACCGCTTGTGGGCACCGATATCGCCTACGTGGACACATCGAGGGCAGGCAGCGGATATGAAAACGCCATATGCATGGCAAGCGCATTGGTAAAAGGCACTAAAGCTTCGAGCCTTTAA
- a CDS encoding Ig-like domain-containing protein, producing MAARTLINDAPVFFITVCGAILLAAWLSAPAHADQPTINIEISPNVMVNTDYNIYIILNDSSNGSSGKTITLSVTSPNSSITSPVTTNMTGYAAATFHTSTAAGYNNITATYLGINYSIPVYVNPGPPYSVDLTVDHEFRLANGMSIATASAKVVDQYGNAVNNLQVNFTIDGVMSSSMTGSSGIATRTVGPYSSTHTANISANVNGLADNASVRFLDRNNLFLFRYPNATMPIGSYVEVDAVFYEDLSSSTPAVGVPLNFTAYGPDYSVLGTLSAMTDANGIVKFYFNLSQITGNNTIQVSNGDLGGTLKSTVIYGEGGDVSRIILSSNPSSPILADGTSKYTLSIWAVDAGGNPVKNKQLSIVKNYDTNYTKYVTTNNYGYASIDISPSLFVHNDLYTVSALVYYLANNSTVEVNNSIMLGYIAGPPAIIKVVANPNAVANANVSTPPGGYDVHTTDIITTITDQWGHPIAGQPVNVTSLNTTLGNITGPSSGITADSGEFTTQFTLSSSNRGNDLAVGAPILATSGSLAGTCNVLYTENSFLSVKSDVSPKTNVSVNDTINVSITVRGIGWKIKGQSYDVALIFDSSGSMNWLSTTIFPENGSPLQGTMASEDTRYNITTFYNHKVQDLQFMLSSSYSNFSNGSYYYSLRVKGPDGKTYYGTNYDNENCVIIPSAAIGNYTISGKFKHTAAGGWPPYNVMVLTQPKRLGLNNRYTNDSDSAAKVAGRQFVDNMTDNQVSIIWFNSSSKVAKYLTLVNSQNKSSIYNAINSLNANGGTEIGDGIAKAISELTGPYSNSSNKKVAILLSDGYSQTPSNDIEQAYNAKNKSITIYTIGMGMPDEYNLGMIANITGGYYTKVVSDIQLQHVYGDIAGELRKIVANETEMHIITSCTMINGTLYPDAEYVPHSAYVRYPNGTVVQQEPTINADGTYDLQWNPGVIKLNDTWTLNYQLIVRRGGLIEPITNKSYINFTREDGSRDTTSFAIDSLFVNNSIGNDFGINSTTLNVTIKSPIDTSTAGHIYNMASSGQNIKWKVNYTGNYSYTQTIYIDGDASTIKTNYPWDNYTWEGGDTPGEYKFVVIAYEVMPNNQVINQSSDYICLRRLYDNGVITLK from the coding sequence ATGGCCGCTCGAACCCTAATAAATGATGCGCCCGTGTTCTTCATCACTGTTTGTGGCGCCATTTTACTGGCAGCATGGCTGTCGGCGCCAGCACATGCTGATCAGCCGACGATAAATATAGAGATATCCCCAAATGTCATGGTAAATACTGATTATAATATATATATCATCTTGAACGACTCGAGTAATGGCTCAAGCGGCAAAACGATAACCCTGTCAGTGACATCCCCTAACAGCTCGATAACATCGCCTGTCACGACTAACATGACGGGATACGCGGCTGCCACATTCCACACGAGCACAGCGGCGGGCTATAACAACATAACGGCGACCTACCTTGGAATAAACTATAGCATACCCGTATACGTGAACCCCGGGCCGCCATACTCGGTAGACCTTACGGTAGACCACGAGTTCAGGCTGGCCAATGGCATGAGTATTGCCACGGCGAGCGCTAAAGTCGTAGACCAGTATGGCAACGCCGTCAATAATCTACAGGTAAACTTCACCATCGATGGAGTGATGAGTTCATCGATGACCGGTAGCTCGGGCATCGCCACCAGGACCGTTGGACCGTATAGTAGCACGCATACGGCAAATATATCGGCCAACGTTAATGGATTAGCCGACAACGCTTCGGTGCGATTCCTGGATAGAAATAACCTTTTTCTTTTCAGATACCCTAACGCTACAATGCCCATAGGCTCGTATGTTGAGGTTGACGCCGTATTTTATGAGGATTTAAGCAGTAGTACCCCGGCCGTTGGCGTGCCCTTGAACTTCACCGCATATGGGCCCGACTACTCTGTGCTGGGTACATTATCAGCCATGACGGATGCTAACGGCATTGTTAAGTTTTATTTTAACTTGAGTCAGATTACAGGCAATAATACCATACAGGTCAGCAATGGCGACCTCGGGGGCACGCTGAAGAGCACGGTCATCTATGGGGAGGGCGGCGACGTGAGCAGGATCATCCTCTCATCGAACCCCTCATCGCCCATACTCGCGGATGGAACCTCGAAATATACGTTGAGCATATGGGCGGTTGACGCCGGCGGTAACCCGGTAAAAAACAAACAGCTATCCATAGTCAAAAATTATGATACCAATTATACAAAATACGTGACTACTAATAATTATGGATATGCATCCATTGATATATCTCCTTCATTGTTTGTGCATAACGATTTATACACTGTATCCGCGCTCGTGTATTATTTAGCGAATAATTCGACAGTAGAAGTTAATAACTCGATTATGTTGGGCTATATAGCCGGGCCTCCGGCGATAATCAAAGTCGTCGCTAACCCTAACGCCGTAGCCAACGCAAACGTAAGCACGCCTCCTGGAGGGTATGATGTCCATACGACTGATATAATCACCACGATAACGGACCAGTGGGGCCATCCGATTGCCGGGCAACCCGTGAACGTCACCTCCCTAAATACCACCCTGGGAAATATAACAGGGCCTTCTAGCGGCATAACGGCTGATAGCGGCGAATTCACCACGCAATTTACGCTTAGCAGCAGTAACAGGGGTAATGACCTGGCCGTAGGCGCTCCCATACTGGCGACGAGCGGCTCTCTGGCAGGAACCTGTAACGTATTATACACAGAAAACTCATTCTTAAGCGTTAAATCTGATGTATCTCCAAAAACCAACGTCTCGGTTAACGATACGATTAACGTTAGCATCACCGTGAGAGGCATAGGCTGGAAGATAAAAGGGCAGAGCTATGATGTCGCCCTCATCTTCGACAGCTCGGGCAGCATGAACTGGCTCTCCACAACTATTTTCCCGGAGAACGGGAGTCCTCTCCAAGGTACAATGGCTTCTGAAGATACCAGATATAATATAACGACATTTTATAATCATAAGGTGCAGGATTTACAATTTATGCTATCATCATCATACAGTAACTTTTCAAATGGTAGCTACTATTATTCTTTGAGAGTTAAAGGGCCAGATGGTAAAACATATTATGGTACGAATTATGATAATGAAAATTGTGTTATAATTCCAAGTGCTGCGATAGGAAATTATACTATATCCGGTAAATTTAAACATACAGCTGCTGGAGGATGGCCACCTTATAATGTAATGGTCCTAACGCAACCGAAGAGGCTAGGGTTGAATAATCGGTATACTAACGATTCGGATAGCGCGGCAAAGGTTGCAGGGCGCCAATTTGTAGATAACATGACGGATAACCAGGTAAGCATCATTTGGTTTAACAGTAGCTCAAAAGTCGCAAAATATTTAACACTTGTAAATAGCCAGAATAAATCTAGTATATATAATGCGATAAATAGCCTGAATGCGAATGGCGGCACTGAAATAGGGGATGGCATTGCTAAAGCGATATCAGAGCTAACTGGCCCATACTCTAATAGCTCAAATAAGAAAGTGGCGATCTTGCTGTCCGATGGCTATTCGCAGACCCCTAGCAATGATATAGAGCAGGCATATAATGCAAAGAATAAGAGTATTACGATTTATACGATTGGCATGGGCATGCCCGACGAGTATAACCTGGGCATGATAGCGAATATCACTGGAGGCTATTATACTAAAGTTGTATCTGACATCCAGCTACAGCACGTCTACGGGGATATCGCAGGCGAGCTAAGAAAGATAGTGGCGAACGAGACGGAGATGCACATCATCACGAGCTGCACGATGATAAATGGCACCCTATACCCGGATGCAGAATATGTTCCGCACAGCGCATACGTCCGGTATCCAAATGGAACCGTAGTCCAGCAGGAGCCGACAATAAACGCCGATGGGACATACGACCTCCAATGGAACCCGGGCGTGATAAAGCTTAACGATACGTGGACACTAAACTACCAGCTAATCGTGAGAAGAGGGGGGCTTATAGAGCCCATCACAAACAAAAGCTACATTAACTTCACCAGGGAGGACGGCAGCAGGGACACGACAAGCTTCGCAATCGACTCGCTATTCGTTAATAATAGCATTGGCAACGACTTCGGCATAAACTCGACAACGCTTAACGTGACCATCAAGTCGCCGATAGATACCTCTACAGCGGGCCACATATATAACATGGCATCATCAGGACAGAACATCAAATGGAAGGTAAACTATACCGGCAACTACTCATACACACAGACGATATACATCGATGGTGACGCCAGCACGATCAAAACGAACTACCCCTGGGATAACTACACGTGGGAGGGAGGCGACACGCCAGGCGAGTATAAATTCGTCGTCATAGCATACGAGGTCATGCCAAACAACCAGGTCATAAACCAGTCATCCGATTATATATGCCTCAGGAGACTGTATGATAATGGCGTGATAACGCTAAAATAA
- a CDS encoding DUF7266 family protein — translation MKTTFFRDESGVTPLVDYIITFIIASILFMIMLAMASTIFIDGPQRTVSRIQFTDIGNDLTTKIVDTYLIYPQSGEISTTFDIPMTVAGKDYRVDINRSITNPEDKEIIVYSPYNGVSIYVTLNGVNSTVPVNGSTSSLSDTHVIYYHK, via the coding sequence ATGAAGACGACATTCTTTCGCGACGAGTCGGGCGTGACCCCCCTGGTCGACTATATCATAACCTTCATAATAGCATCAATACTTTTCATGATAATGCTTGCCATGGCAAGTACCATATTTATCGACGGGCCGCAGAGGACGGTATCAAGGATACAGTTCACGGACATCGGCAACGACCTTACAACTAAGATAGTAGACACGTACCTGATATACCCTCAGTCAGGCGAAATCTCCACCACTTTTGACATACCCATGACTGTTGCCGGTAAGGACTATCGGGTAGACATCAATAGGAGCATAACGAACCCGGAGGATAAGGAAATAATCGTTTATTCGCCGTATAACGGTGTATCCATCTATGTAACGTTGAACGGGGTTAACTCCACCGTTCCTGTGAATGGCAGCACATCAAGCCTTTCAGATACCCATGTAATCTATTATCATAAATAA
- a CDS encoding DUF7289 family protein, giving the protein MCQPYSDNSAVSETLGYILIFMIVVSCIAIILVIGNGVLDNAKSQNNFKGIEQGFMVVSSDLKQVALEGTPLKTTKIHLEGGSITANSSTNEIKVTYNGNTYNNKTGNITFRSSTSSGVIAIENGGLWEKYDITGSGIMVLKPRIFNISDTNTLVLNIIRLNATGSSIGGSATVSITLQDQGTNVYPYSAPSPSDAEITLNTAYPQAWARFMEDNGAYISGLDDHSFTARFTKISKLIIIEHNVGVTLN; this is encoded by the coding sequence ATGTGTCAACCGTATAGCGATAATAGCGCCGTATCCGAAACCCTGGGCTATATACTCATATTCATGATAGTCGTTTCCTGCATTGCCATCATCCTTGTAATTGGGAATGGCGTGCTTGATAACGCCAAGAGCCAGAATAATTTTAAAGGCATCGAGCAGGGCTTCATGGTGGTGAGCAGTGACCTCAAGCAGGTGGCGCTCGAGGGTACGCCTCTAAAGACGACGAAAATCCACCTGGAGGGAGGCTCTATCACGGCTAATAGCTCGACTAACGAGATCAAGGTGACATATAATGGTAATACTTATAATAATAAAACTGGCAACATCACTTTCAGGTCTAGCACTAGCTCTGGCGTCATCGCCATTGAAAATGGCGGCTTATGGGAAAAATATGATATCACAGGTAGCGGTATCATGGTGCTAAAGCCCCGCATTTTTAACATTAGCGATACAAATACCCTGGTGCTAAACATTATAAGGCTGAACGCCACCGGCTCATCCATTGGCGGGTCGGCGACCGTTAGCATAACGCTTCAAGATCAGGGCACGAATGTATATCCTTATAGCGCGCCTTCCCCTTCCGACGCAGAGATAACGCTTAATACGGCATACCCGCAGGCATGGGCAAGGTTCATGGAGGATAACGGTGCTTACATCAGCGGCCTGGACGACCACAGCTTTACCGCAAGGTTCACCAAAATATCAAAGCTGATAATAATCGAGCACAACGTAGGCGTAACGCTAAACTAA
- a CDS encoding DUF7288 family protein has product MHFPEGDKGQIYTMEGIVASVILLSVLLFIIQANSIVTPQTERLVDMKLYERASDTLTCMDRNDADSTIWSTMSSLKSYVAGWNGSTVTYGVQGNVTGLDSAIRSMLPEHVQYSVSFIYYNGTGRQECPVIVHGKPADNSVVSSRLVTLNEGDAMSDYWKNVNKRFPQVVEVKLTCWYL; this is encoded by the coding sequence ATGCATTTTCCTGAAGGCGATAAAGGCCAGATATACACGATGGAGGGCATAGTGGCCTCAGTCATACTCCTGAGCGTTTTACTATTCATCATACAGGCGAACTCCATCGTTACTCCTCAGACGGAGCGCTTAGTGGATATGAAGCTATACGAAAGGGCCAGCGATACGTTGACGTGTATGGACAGGAATGATGCAGATAGTACCATATGGAGCACGATGAGCTCGCTTAAATCCTACGTTGCCGGGTGGAATGGCAGCACGGTAACGTATGGGGTTCAGGGTAACGTGACCGGGCTTGACAGCGCGATAAGGTCGATGCTCCCCGAGCACGTCCAGTATAGCGTGAGCTTCATTTATTATAATGGGACAGGCAGGCAGGAGTGCCCCGTAATAGTTCATGGCAAGCCTGCGGATAACTCCGTGGTCTCCAGCAGGCTTGTTACGCTAAATGAGGGCGACGCCATGTCGGATTACTGGAAAAATGTTAATAAACGTTTCCCGCAGGTCGTTGAAGTGAAGCTCACATGCTGGTACCTATAA
- a CDS encoding DUF7287 family protein, producing the protein MLGDDRGQSNLDFLFGISVFLLTFLYAVTFIPGMFTPYQPGAIDLSAVAYRTSAMLAEDPGWCNSTAAGGLPGNSSWEDHQDCLLRIGLAGDRGHPNILSLNKIKALESLVASDYTLVREKMGLNGSIIYDINVAVEMNGTSLINAPWPSASSQNIESIERVVLIDTGKELFVDCNNPGEQYNSNMLNVTLNNLTSRDRDITIRIYNLTAAYPIGLAQDPIRVVSLSGNAISLPPDDYIIKLNGEVKNSTDFGFMKGDVLEITILNTAISDPIISAVNIWANSSCMPGRPVDYVYDPVFKQKSVCYPGIMRVEVWSYAFS; encoded by the coding sequence ATGCTTGGTGATGACCGTGGGCAGTCGAACCTGGATTTCTTATTCGGGATAAGCGTATTCCTTTTAACATTTTTATATGCGGTCACATTTATACCGGGCATGTTTACCCCATATCAGCCAGGAGCCATAGACCTTAGCGCAGTCGCATATCGTACAAGCGCCATGCTCGCAGAGGATCCGGGATGGTGTAATAGTACAGCAGCAGGAGGCCTTCCTGGAAATAGCTCATGGGAGGATCATCAGGATTGCCTATTACGTATTGGCCTCGCCGGCGATAGGGGGCATCCAAATATCCTATCGCTTAATAAGATAAAAGCGCTGGAAAGCCTCGTCGCATCGGATTATACATTAGTTAGGGAAAAAATGGGGCTTAATGGCTCTATCATTTATGACATAAATGTCGCCGTTGAGATGAACGGCACTTCGCTTATAAATGCGCCATGGCCTAGCGCTAGCTCACAGAACATCGAATCAATAGAAAGAGTAGTCCTAATAGATACGGGGAAGGAGCTGTTCGTTGATTGCAACAACCCTGGGGAGCAATATAACAGTAATATGCTGAACGTGACCCTAAATAATCTGACTTCAAGGGACAGGGATATCACTATCAGGATATATAATTTAACTGCCGCATACCCGATAGGTCTGGCTCAGGATCCTATCAGAGTCGTCTCATTATCGGGGAATGCCATAAGCCTACCACCCGATGACTATATCATCAAATTGAATGGGGAAGTGAAAAATTCTACGGATTTCGGGTTTATGAAGGGCGACGTTCTAGAGATTACTATATTAAATACCGCGATAAGCGACCCCATTATCTCTGCAGTGAACATATGGGCTAACTCGAGCTGCATGCCAGGGAGACCCGTTGATTACGTCTATGACCCGGTCTTTAAGCAGAAAAGCGTATGCTACCCGGGTATCATGAGGGTTGAGGTGTGGTCCTATGCATTTTCCTGA
- a CDS encoding nucleotidyltransferase family protein, with protein sequence MASHDLSLIDLIASDGCIQLLKPFLYKPGIEMYQSEVIRVTRIPKTRAIRLLNSLSGYGLLNEKVKAGSKFYSISEGNPVLKQLKILIILSKLYELVRDFSDKNIEIYLFGSAARGEDTENSDIDLLIIADTDKSVLNELIERLKTNMEREVNPIVYTPIGYANLYNTEKAFYESIERYKIRVL encoded by the coding sequence ATGGCCAGTCATGATTTAAGCCTGATCGATTTAATAGCCTCGGATGGCTGCATCCAGCTACTTAAACCGTTTTTGTATAAGCCAGGGATTGAGATGTACCAGTCCGAAGTCATAAGGGTGACCCGCATACCTAAAACGAGAGCTATAAGGTTGCTAAACTCATTGTCAGGTTACGGGCTTTTAAACGAGAAGGTCAAGGCTGGCAGCAAGTTTTATTCCATTTCAGAAGGGAATCCGGTATTAAAACAATTAAAAATTTTAATAATATTGTCAAAGCTCTATGAATTAGTCAGGGATTTCTCAGATAAGAACATTGAAATATATCTTTTCGGTTCTGCCGCCAGGGGCGAAGATACTGAAAATAGCGATATAGACCTTTTGATAATTGCTGATACAGATAAAAGCGTGCTAAATGAGCTTATTGAGCGGCTTAAAACTAATATGGAGAGAGAGGTAAACCCCATAGTATACACGCCAATAGGCTATGCTAACTTGTATAATACCGAAAAGGCTTTTTATGAATCGATTGAACGGTATAAGATAAGGGTGCTCTAG